In Gossypium raimondii isolate GPD5lz chromosome 12, ASM2569854v1, whole genome shotgun sequence, a single window of DNA contains:
- the LOC105762637 gene encoding gibberellin receptor GID1B, whose amino-acid sequence MAGSNEVNLNESKRVVPLNTWVLISNFKLAYNLQRRPDGTFNRDLSEFLDRRVPANINPVDGVFSFDHVDGATGLLNRVYQPSSLNEAQWGMVDLEKPLSTTEIIPVIVFFHGGSFTHSSANSAIYDTFCRRLVSLCKAVVVSVNYRRSPEHRYPCAYDDGWAALKWVKSRTWLQSGKDSNVHVYLAGDSSGGNIAHHVAVRAAEADVEVLGNILLHPMFGGQKRTESEKRLDGKYFVTLHDRDWYWRAYLPEGEDRDHPACNPFGPRGRSLEGLKFPKSLVVVAGLDLIQDWQLAYVEGLKKSGQEVKLLFLEKATIGFYFLPNNNHFYCLMEEIKNFVNPNC is encoded by the exons ATGGCCGGTAGCAATGAAGTCAACCTCAATGAATccaag aggGTTGTTCCATTGAATACATGGGTCctcatttccaatttcaagCTAGCTTACAATCTACAACGCCGTCCTGATGGAACCTTCAACCGAGATTTATCCGAGTTCCTTGACCGTAGAGTCCCTGCCAATATAAACCCTGTCGATGGGGTTTTCTCCTTCGACCATGTCGACGGTGCCACTGGTCTTCTAAACCGGGTTTATCAGCCTTCTTCGTTGAATGAGGCTCAATGGGGCATGGTAGACCTTGAGAAACCTTTGAGCACAACTGAAATTATTCCTGTCATAGTGTTCTTCCATGGTGGAAGCTTCACTCATTCCTCCGCTAATAGTGCTATCTATGACACCTTTTGTAGACGCCTCGTTAGCCTTTGTAAGGCCGTTGTGGTGTCTGTAAATTATCGCCGATCGCCTGAACATAGATACCCTTGCGCGTACGATGATGGTTGGGCGGCTCTTAAGTGGGTTAAATCAAGAACTTGGCTTCAAAGTGGGAAGGATTCTAATGTCCATGTCTACTTGGCTGGTGATAGTTCTGGTGGAAATATAGCTCACCATGTAGCCGTGAGAGCGGCCGAAGCTGATGTCGAGGTATTAGGTAACATTCTTCTTCATCCGATGTTTGGTGGGCAGAAAAGAACAGAATCCGAAAAACGATTGGATGGGAAGTATTTTGTCACGCTGCACGACCGCGACTGGTATTGGAGAGCGTATCTACCGGAAGGGGAAGATAGAGACCATCCAGCTTGTAATCCATTTGGTCCTCGGGGTCGAAGCCTCGAAGGGCTTAAGTTCCCCAAAAGTCTTGTTGTCGTGGCCGGTTTGGACCTCATTCAAGATTGGCAATTGGCATATGTTGAAGGGCTTAAAAAATCCGGGCAAGAGGTGAAACTTCTCTTCCTAGAGAAGGCTACGATCGGGTTCTACTTCTTGCCGAACAACAATCACTTCTATTGCCTCATGGAGGAGATAAAGAACTTCGTCAACCCTAACTGTTAA
- the LOC105762639 gene encoding uncharacterized protein LOC105762639 — protein MVPLEAIVPAAQNNINTQFILLEKGKITWDGQNKMCLGLVADKTAAVHLQLWGKECEAFEAGDIIRMENGIFSYNKNNLVLRAGRRGKVEKVGNFIMEFVETPNLSEVKWVPDPNNSNKYVQHSVISPHSRIFPPIP, from the coding sequence ATGGTGCCCTTGGAAGCGATTGTGCCGGCAGCTCAAAACAATAtcaacacgcaattcattttaTTGGAGAAAGGGAAGATAACATGGGATGGTCAAAACAAGATGTGTCTGGGGCTTGTGGCGGACAAGACAGCGGCGGTTCACTTACAACTTTGGGGTAAGGAGTGTGAGGCATTTGAGGCAGGTGATATTATTAGGATGGAGAATGGGATTTTCTCTTACAACAAGAACAATTTGGTGTTGAGAGCAGGCAGGAGAGGGAAGGTGGAGAAAGTGGGAAACTTCATTATGGAGTTTGTGGAGACACCTAATTTGAGCGAGGTTAAATGGGTTCCTGATCCTAATAATTCCAACAAGTATGTTCAACACTCAGTTATTTCTCCTCATTCACGAATCTTCCCCCCAATTCCCTAG
- the LOC105762638 gene encoding NPL4-like protein 1 produces the protein MMLRIRSRDGLERIQVDGPQITISQLKTLIESQLQIPIQNQTLSTDQNLLLAKTLADLLRFSDMTDPSIPLSALNLSHGSIIFLYYHGERTVRGGPTVSPAGSFGRKMTMDDLIAKQTRITRQESPHCDSVSFDRDSANAFQRFVNETLAFASKRGGFMYGTVTDEGRVEVDFIYEPPQQGLEDDLVLLRDPEEEKLVDAIAAGLGRKRVGFIFTQTIMQEKKDYNFSNKEIIQAAELHAESELKEWVTVVVKLEANEDGAADVHFEAFQMSDMCVKLLKDGWFVTEFGENDDPKLSKMKKDVVVGGKDVKEVDNDFFLVVVKIFDHQGPLSTSFPIENRKDLVTLRALKSHLDRTKNLPFVKRISDFHLLLFLAKSQGLGSDVPALAECVNTQTAVPEGYQLLIESMATAA, from the exons ATGATGCTCAGAATCCGCAGCCGAGATGGCCTGGAACGGATCCAAGTCGACGGACCTCAAATTacaatttctcaattaaaaaccctaattgaGTCCCAACTCCAAATCCCCATCCAAAACCAAACCCTTTCCACCGATCAAAATCTACTTTTAGCTAAGACCCTCGCCGACCTCCTCCGCTTTTCCGACATGACCGACCCTTCCATCCCACTCTCCGCCCTTAACCTCTCTCACGGTTCCATTATATTCCTCTACTACCACGGCGAACGCACCGTCCGCGGTGGCCCCACCGTTTCACCCGCCGGATCGTTCGGCCGTAAGATGACCATGGACGACCTCATCGCTAAACAAACACGGATCACCCGCCAGGAATCCCCTCACTGTGACTCTGTTTCCTTTGACCGCGATTCGGCCAACGCTTTCCAACGTTTCGTTAACGAAACGCTGGCGTTTGCTTCGAAACGCGGCGGGTTCATGTACGGCACCGTCACGGATGAAGGTAGAGTGGAAGTTGATTTTATTTACGAGCCGCCTCAGCAAGGCTTGGAAGATGATTTGGTCCTTTTGAGGGATCctgaagaagagaaattggttGACGCCATTGCAGCAGGGTTAGGGAGGAAAAGGGTAGGGTTTATTTTTACTCAGACGATAatgcaagaaaaaaaagactatAATTTTTCGAACAAGGAGATTATACAGGCGGCTGAGCTTCACGCTGAGAGTGAGCTTAAGGAGTGGGTGACTGTCGTGGTGAAGCTGGAAGCCAATGAAGATGGGGCTGCGGATGTTCATTTTGAGGCTTTTCAAATGAGTGATATGTGTGTTAAGCTATTGAAGGACGGGTGGTTTGTTACAGAGTTTGGAGAGAATGATGATCCAAAGCTttcgaaaatgaaaaaagatgtCGTCGTCGGTGGGAAAGATGTTAAGGAGGTTGATAATGATTTCTTCTTAGTGGTTGTTAAGATTTTCGACCATCAG GGACCTCTTTCTACAAGCTTTCCAATCGAGAATCGGAAAGACCTTGTGACGCTGAGGGCACTGAAGAGTCATCTAGATAGAACAAAGAATCTTCCTTTTGTGAAGAGAATATCGGATTTTCATTTGCTGTTGTTTCTGGCCAAGTCTCAAGGCCTTGGTTCCGACGTTCCTGCACTCGCAGAGTGTGTTAACACACAGACAGCGGTGCCAGAAGGTTATCAACTCCTAATTGAGTCCATGGCCACTGCAGCTTGA